ATTCCCGCACCTGGCCCTCCGGCAACGCGCCGGTGAAACCGTCGGCGATGCCGCCGCCGCTGACCAGCATCACCGTCGGAATGCTGCGCACCTGGAACGCCGCGGCGATCTGCTGCTCGGCGTCGACGTCGACTTTCGCCAGGCGGAACGCGCCGTTGTATTCGACGGCCAGCTTCTCGAGGATCGGGCCAAGGGACTTACAGGGTCCGCACCATTCCGCCCACAGGTCGACCAGGATGGGGGTCTGCATGGAGGCCTGGACGACATCGTTCTCGAAACCGGCCGTGGTCGCGTCGAAAATGTGTTCGCTGGTGCTCTGGGCGCTGCTCACGGAATGCTCCTGGGGGGTGGGACCGATCGTCCGAAGATCGGGGGAACCCGGCAGCATATCAAGGTCCGGGGGCGGCCCGTCATGCGCCGTTTACCCTGATTTGCGATCATGTGCCACCGGGCCGGTGTGGCCCAGCGTGCCGGAACGCATGGACAAGGCTCCCTCCCTGATCGTCTGCGAACACTGCGATACCGTGTACCGGCGGCAGCCCCTCGCCCGTGGCGAGGTCGCCCGGTGCGCCGTCTGCGATGCCGTGCTGGAGCGCCACCAGTGGCTCGGCGTGGACGCGCAGTTCGCCCTGGTACTCACCGGGCTCATCGTCTTCGTGATCGCCAACGTCTCGCCCATCGTCAGCCTGAGCCTTTCCGGCATGACGGCCGACACGACGCTCTGGGGAGCCGTCATCGCCATGTGGAACGACGGCGCGCAGATCGTGGCCGTGCTCACGGCGCTCACCCTGTTCTTCTTCCCCCTGGCGCAGATCCTCATGCATGGCTGGGTGCTGTGGTTCGCCCGCTCCGGGCTGCGGGCGCCGGGATTCCGCCAGGCCATGTCCGCGCTGGTACGGGTCAAGCCCTGGAGCATGATCGAGGTCTTCATGCTCGGCGTGCTGGTATCGGTGGTGAAGGCGCATACGTATTTCGACGTGGTGCCCGGGCCCGGCATCTGGGCGTTCGGCGTGCTCACCGTGCTGGTCACGGTGTTCGCCAGCCACGATCCGCGCAACCTATGGGACGTGACCCGGGAGATCCGTACGTGAGCGAACTGCCAAGGGCGCGTGAACTGGGCATGATGGGTTGCCACGTGTGCCGCCTGGTCACGGCCTACACCGACGATCCCAAGGCGCGCTGCCCGCGTTGCCACAGCCCCTTGCACGTGCGCAAGCATGCGAGCCTGGCGCGGTCGTGGGCGCTGCTGATCACGGCGGCCATTTTCTACATCCCGGCCAACGCGTTTCCGATCATGCGAACGCAGAGCCTGTTCGACAAGGACGACAACACGATCCTGAGCGGCATCGTGGAGCTGTGGCGGGCCGGATCCCCCGACCTGGCCGTCATCGTCTTCACGGCGAGCATCGTGGTGCCCGTGCTCAAATTCCTCATCCTGGGCTACCTGCTGGTGTCGGTGCAGCGGGCGAGCGAATGGGGCGCGCGTCGGCGCGCGAAGCTCTATCGGTTCGTGGAGCTGGTGGGCTACTGGTCGATGCTCGACGTCTTCGTCGTCGCGATCCTCTCCGCGCTGGTCCATTTCAAGGTGCTGTCCCGCGTCGAGCCGCTGCCCGGCGTGGTGTATTTCGGCATGGTCGTCGTATTCACGATGCTGGCGGCCATGAGTTTCGACCCCAGGCTGATCTGGGACAAAAGGAAATCTCGATGAGCGACACCAAACAGGGGAACCCGCAGGACGACGGCGAGCTGCCGCGGCCCGAAGTGCGCCG
This window of the Luteibacter aegosomatis genome carries:
- a CDS encoding paraquat-inducible protein A, whose amino-acid sequence is MDKAPSLIVCEHCDTVYRRQPLARGEVARCAVCDAVLERHQWLGVDAQFALVLTGLIVFVIANVSPIVSLSLSGMTADTTLWGAVIAMWNDGAQIVAVLTALTLFFFPLAQILMHGWVLWFARSGLRAPGFRQAMSALVRVKPWSMIEVFMLGVLVSVVKAHTYFDVVPGPGIWAFGVLTVLVTVFASHDPRNLWDVTREIRT
- a CDS encoding paraquat-inducible protein A, coding for MSELPRARELGMMGCHVCRLVTAYTDDPKARCPRCHSPLHVRKHASLARSWALLITAAIFYIPANAFPIMRTQSLFDKDDNTILSGIVELWRAGSPDLAVIVFTASIVVPVLKFLILGYLLVSVQRASEWGARRRAKLYRFVELVGYWSMLDVFVVAILSALVHFKVLSRVEPLPGVVYFGMVVVFTMLAAMSFDPRLIWDKRKSR